The Campylobacter concisus genome has a window encoding:
- the rsmA gene encoding 16S rRNA (adenine(1518)-N(6)/adenine(1519)-N(6))-dimethyltransferase RsmA has product MIKAKKHFGQNFLQDKATLDKIIQAIPKDVENVVEIGSGLGDLTFRLLQIYKTTSFEIDCELFQILKVKFANEIQNGQLKLFCKDALEQWQQEGGLSSQNYFLVANLPYYVATKMILNAIDDEKCLGLIVMIQKEVALKFSAKSKDKEFSALSILASLQGRCELLFDVDAKLFNPPPKVTSSVIKLQKTKKIFGKDGIFKDAKQYEAFKAFLRAAFASPRKTLLKNLSTNFDKKALEEIFEDLDLAQNLRPHELDVDSYLKVFERLKEDNERQKRRESCN; this is encoded by the coding sequence ATGATAAAGGCAAAAAAGCACTTTGGACAGAATTTTTTACAAGACAAAGCGACACTAGATAAGATCATCCAAGCGATACCCAAGGACGTAGAAAACGTCGTTGAGATTGGGTCTGGCTTAGGTGATTTGACATTTAGACTTTTGCAAATTTACAAAACGACCTCTTTTGAGATAGATTGTGAGCTGTTTCAAATTTTAAAGGTCAAATTTGCAAATGAGATCCAAAATGGACAATTAAAACTTTTTTGTAAAGATGCTTTAGAGCAGTGGCAGCAAGAGGGCGGACTAAGTAGCCAGAACTACTTTTTAGTCGCAAATTTGCCCTATTATGTTGCTACGAAGATGATACTAAATGCGATAGATGACGAAAAATGCCTTGGACTTATCGTGATGATACAAAAAGAGGTTGCTCTTAAATTTAGTGCAAAGAGCAAGGATAAAGAATTTAGCGCTTTATCGATCCTCGCTTCACTACAAGGCAGGTGTGAGCTTTTGTTTGACGTGGATGCAAAGCTTTTTAATCCACCCCCAAAGGTCACATCCTCAGTCATCAAACTACAAAAAACAAAAAAGATTTTTGGCAAAGACGGGATTTTCAAAGATGCAAAACAATACGAGGCTTTTAAAGCATTTTTAAGAGCTGCGTTTGCTTCGCCAAGAAAGACGCTTTTGAAAAATTTATCCACAAATTTTGACAAAAAGGCGTTAGAAGAAATTTTTGAAGACCTAGACTTAGCTCAAAATTTACGTCCACACGAACTAGATGTCGATTCTTATCTAAAAGTATTTGAAAGATTAAAGGAAGATAATGAACGACAAAAACGAAGAGAAAGTTGTAACTAA
- a CDS encoding ribonuclease J has protein sequence MNDKNEEKVVTNQSKNNKRRRFRPKNKPKQEGETTEQTSLASKSVIDNFFAAEQAEAKTHAEPKSQNPRPKKQRNNKNQNKTGENNKPKEQKQQKEKPKQEPKAEAKNETKEQKEKPKKAKKPKKNLPAKLNGNEQWQQDIASAMEANKATHELRLEPLKYLNSSEHKIRITPLGGLGEIGGNMTVFETETSAIIVDIGMSFPSESMHGVDILIPDFDYVRKIKDKIKGVIITHAHEDHIGAVPYFYKEFKFPIYATPLPLGMINNKFEEHGLKQERSLFRSVEKRKPYLIGDFEVEWIHITHSIIDASALAITTKAGTIIHTGDFKIDHTPIDGYPTDLGRLAYYGERGVLCLMSDSTNSYKEGFTKSESSVGKTFDAIFSKAKGRVIMSTFSSNIHRVYQAIEWGLKYNRKVCVIGRSMERNLYTAMELGYIKLDKKIFIDANEVGKFKDDEVLIVTTGSQGETMSALYRMATDEHKYIKIKPTDQIIISSKAIPGNENSVSTVLNFLLKSGASVAYQDFSEIHVSGHAAQEEQKLMLRLIKPKFFLPVHGEYNHIAKHKETAISCGVDERNIYLMSDGDQMEVCQKYLKRVKTVKTGKVFIDNQINKQISDDVVIDRQNLAEAGVVMIIAQISRHGAKLINKPRVISYGLVGDKQDAEFRKEMEGVLEQYLSNVKEELLKDSRLLESQVRQVIRKHIFRKVKKYPTIVPIIYLM, from the coding sequence ATGAACGACAAAAACGAAGAGAAAGTTGTAACTAACCAAAGTAAAAACAACAAAAGACGAAGATTTAGACCAAAAAACAAGCCAAAACAAGAGGGCGAAACTACCGAGCAAACATCACTGGCAAGCAAAAGCGTGATAGATAACTTCTTTGCAGCAGAACAGGCTGAAGCCAAAACGCACGCCGAGCCAAAGAGTCAAAATCCTCGCCCAAAAAAGCAAAGAAATAACAAAAATCAAAACAAAACTGGCGAAAACAATAAGCCAAAAGAGCAAAAACAGCAAAAAGAAAAGCCAAAACAAGAGCCAAAAGCTGAAGCTAAAAACGAGACAAAAGAGCAAAAAGAGAAACCAAAAAAGGCTAAAAAACCAAAGAAAAATTTACCCGCAAAGCTAAATGGCAACGAGCAGTGGCAACAAGATATCGCAAGTGCGATGGAGGCAAACAAAGCCACTCACGAGCTAAGACTTGAGCCACTAAAATATCTAAACTCAAGCGAGCATAAAATTCGCATAACTCCACTTGGCGGTCTTGGCGAGATCGGCGGCAATATGACGGTCTTTGAGACAGAAACTAGCGCTATAATCGTTGATATCGGCATGAGCTTTCCAAGCGAGAGCATGCACGGCGTGGATATCCTCATCCCAGACTTTGACTACGTTCGCAAGATAAAAGATAAGATAAAAGGCGTCATCATCACTCACGCACATGAGGATCACATCGGCGCAGTGCCTTATTTTTACAAAGAGTTTAAATTTCCTATCTACGCCACACCTTTACCACTTGGCATGATAAATAATAAATTTGAAGAGCACGGGCTAAAACAAGAGCGCTCGCTTTTCCGTTCGGTCGAGAAGAGGAAGCCATATCTCATAGGCGACTTTGAAGTCGAGTGGATACATATAACCCACTCTATCATCGACGCCTCAGCACTTGCTATCACGACAAAGGCAGGCACGATCATCCACACAGGCGACTTTAAAATCGACCACACGCCGATAGATGGCTACCCAACAGACCTTGGCAGACTAGCGTATTATGGCGAGCGTGGCGTGCTTTGTCTGATGAGCGATAGCACAAATAGCTACAAAGAGGGCTTTACAAAGAGTGAAAGTAGCGTTGGCAAGACCTTTGATGCGATATTTTCAAAAGCAAAAGGCCGCGTCATCATGAGCACATTTAGCTCAAACATCCACCGCGTCTATCAAGCGATCGAATGGGGTTTAAAATACAACCGCAAAGTCTGTGTCATCGGCAGATCAATGGAGCGAAATTTATACACCGCGATGGAGCTTGGCTACATCAAGCTTGATAAGAAAATTTTTATCGACGCAAACGAGGTTGGTAAATTTAAAGATGATGAGGTACTTATCGTCACCACAGGCAGCCAGGGCGAGACCATGAGCGCGCTTTACCGCATGGCGACAGATGAGCACAAATATATAAAGATAAAGCCGACCGATCAGATCATAATCAGCTCAAAAGCGATCCCAGGCAACGAAAACAGCGTCTCAACGGTGCTAAATTTCTTACTAAAATCAGGTGCGAGCGTCGCTTACCAAGACTTTAGCGAGATCCACGTCAGCGGTCACGCAGCGCAAGAAGAGCAAAAGCTGATGCTTCGCCTCATAAAGCCAAAATTTTTCTTGCCAGTGCATGGCGAGTACAACCACATCGCAAAGCATAAAGAGACGGCCATTAGCTGTGGTGTGGATGAGAGAAATATCTATCTAATGAGCGACGGTGATCAGATGGAGGTTTGTCAAAAATACCTAAAACGTGTAAAAACTGTAAAAACTGGCAAAGTCTTCATAGATAATCAAATAAATAAACAAATTTCAGACGACGTCGTCATCGACAGACAAAACCTTGCCGAAGCAGGCGTCGTCATGATAATCGCTCAAATTTCACGTCACGGCGCAAAACTCATCAACAAGCCTCGCGTCATCAGCTACGGCCTTGTGGGCGACAAGCAAGACGCCGAGTTTAGAAAAGAGATGGAGGGCGTGCTAGAGCAGTATTTAAGCAACGTCAAAGAGGAGCTTTTAAAAGATAGCAGACTACTCGAGTCACAAGTGCGCCAAGTGATCAGAAAGCACATATTTAGAAAGGTCAAAAAGTACCCAACTATCGTGCCGATCATCTATCTAATGTAA
- a CDS encoding KpsF/GutQ family sugar-phosphate isomerase — MQKANQIAAEVLEIEANELLRHAKSVEIEDAVNLIYNAKGKVIVTGVGKSGHVGAKIAATLASTGTPSFFLHPTEAMHGDLGMIEKDDILLAISFSGESDELIKILPHVKRFGVKIVAMARSKTSSLGKFSDAFIDINVEKEACPLNAAPTASTTLTLALGDALAVCLMQKRGFKKEDFANFHPGGSLGKRLFLKVKDVMRSENLPIVRWNASLKSAIDTMTHGKLGTVLIVDKDGVLDALLSDGDLRRALMREDFDLEEPAMKFATMHPKEINDKEMLAVDALALIEKYKIQLLAVVENGVPVGVLHIHDLANLGL; from the coding sequence ATGCAAAAAGCCAACCAAATCGCCGCTGAAGTCTTAGAGATAGAGGCAAACGAGCTTTTAAGACACGCTAAAAGCGTAGAGATAGAAGATGCTGTAAATTTGATATATAACGCAAAAGGCAAAGTCATAGTCACAGGCGTGGGCAAGAGCGGTCACGTGGGCGCAAAGATCGCTGCTACGCTTGCAAGCACTGGCACGCCAAGCTTTTTCTTACACCCGACAGAGGCCATGCACGGAGATCTGGGCATGATAGAAAAAGATGACATCTTGTTAGCCATTAGCTTTAGTGGCGAGAGCGATGAGCTTATCAAAATTTTGCCTCACGTAAAGCGCTTTGGCGTGAAAATCGTCGCCATGGCAAGAAGCAAGACAAGCTCACTTGGTAAATTTAGCGACGCTTTTATAGATATAAATGTAGAGAAAGAGGCATGCCCACTAAATGCCGCCCCAACAGCATCAACCACGCTAACGTTAGCTCTTGGCGATGCGTTAGCTGTTTGTTTGATGCAAAAGCGTGGCTTTAAAAAAGAAGACTTTGCAAATTTTCATCCAGGTGGCAGCCTTGGCAAGAGGCTGTTTTTGAAGGTCAAAGATGTGATGAGAAGCGAAAATTTACCGATAGTACGCTGGAATGCAAGCCTAAAAAGTGCGATCGATACTATGACACATGGCAAGCTTGGCACGGTTCTCATCGTCGATAAAGATGGTGTGCTAGACGCTCTTTTAAGTGACGGCGATCTTAGGCGCGCGCTTATGAGAGAGGACTTTGACCTAGAAGAGCCAGCGATGAAATTTGCAACCATGCATCCAAAAGAGATAAATGACAAAGAGATGTTAGCCGTAGATGCGTTAGCTTTAATAGAAAAGTATAAAATTCAGCTTCTAGCTGTCGTAGAAAATGGCGTGCCTGTAGGCGTTTTACACATCCACGACCTTGCAAATTTAGGACTATAA
- a CDS encoding pseudouridine synthase, protein MRLNKFISHNTNYSRREADELIKAGKVSIAGRVVSDLATSVDEDDKVRINGRLIKLKKEFTVIVYHKQKGELVSKKDDRGRKTIYDTLDKKFAKFVSVGRLDYASEGLLLLTDAPAIATALMNSDLEREYYLKVKGEVTKEVIEAMTNGFFAKDATKGAHAKTTIKSMEFKPFLAYKVFGSSGGYTKLKVIINEGQNRELRRFFGYFDLEVMDLKRVSFGRVSLDMLKPGKWRYFENSEYEDLRDFLKVNNVRY, encoded by the coding sequence ATAAGACTAAATAAATTTATCTCACATAACACAAACTACTCACGCCGTGAGGCAGATGAGCTGATAAAAGCTGGCAAGGTTAGCATAGCAGGGCGTGTGGTTAGCGACCTTGCCACAAGCGTGGATGAAGATGACAAAGTGCGTATAAATGGCCGTTTGATAAAGCTAAAAAAAGAATTTACCGTTATCGTTTATCACAAACAAAAGGGCGAGCTAGTTAGCAAAAAAGATGACCGCGGACGAAAGACGATCTACGACACGCTAGATAAGAAATTTGCAAAATTTGTTAGCGTAGGGCGCTTAGACTACGCAAGCGAGGGGCTACTTTTACTAACTGACGCTCCAGCGATCGCCACAGCACTCATGAATAGCGACTTAGAGCGCGAATACTACCTAAAAGTAAAAGGCGAGGTGACAAAAGAGGTGATAGAGGCGATGACAAATGGCTTTTTTGCCAAGGACGCCACTAAAGGCGCGCACGCAAAAACCACTATAAAATCAATGGAATTTAAGCCATTTCTAGCCTACAAGGTCTTTGGCTCAAGCGGTGGCTACACAAAACTAAAGGTCATCATCAACGAGGGTCAAAACAGAGAGCTACGCCGTTTCTTTGGCTACTTTGACCTTGAAGTGATGGACCTAAAACGTGTTAGCTTTGGGCGTGTTAGCCTTGATATGCTAAAGCCTGGCAAATGGCGCTACTTCGAAAATAGCGAATACGAAGACCTAAGAGACTTTTTGAAAGTTAATAACGTTAGATACTAA
- a CDS encoding NgoBV family restriction endonuclease, with the protein MIPQKYLTADSLFKELTHINWKGSKGSIFFSIVGTTVKITHTDIIGSVLQDWVKNYFITKNIYYREPLNSQEFPDFFLSTRNDEHLLEIKSFNYSRNPAFDIANFSSYCETIALEPYKLFADYLIFGYDFDNNFDIEIKDIWLKKIWEIAGTTAKGMYPPLKTQVKRKMIYNIRPNSVFKNSSQADFKDVAEFLKAIYSTLSNYRQIWHQDPDVWKRTVRINLTKKYGTDFGFK; encoded by the coding sequence ATGATACCCCAAAAATACCTTACTGCTGATTCTTTATTTAAAGAATTAACACACATAAATTGGAAAGGAAGCAAAGGCTCTATATTTTTTTCAATAGTTGGTACAACCGTAAAAATAACTCATACCGACATCATAGGTAGCGTTTTACAAGATTGGGTAAAAAACTATTTTATAACCAAAAATATATATTATCGAGAACCATTAAATTCACAAGAATTTCCGGACTTTTTTCTATCAACTCGTAATGATGAACATTTATTGGAAATCAAGTCTTTTAATTATAGTAGAAACCCAGCATTTGATATTGCTAATTTCTCTTCATATTGCGAAACTATTGCGTTAGAGCCTTATAAACTTTTTGCCGATTATTTAATTTTTGGCTATGATTTTGACAATAATTTCGATATTGAAATTAAAGATATTTGGCTAAAGAAAATTTGGGAAATAGCTGGAACTACTGCAAAAGGAATGTATCCACCATTAAAAACCCAAGTAAAAAGAAAAATGATATACAATATAAGACCAAATTCTGTCTTTAAAAATAGTAGTCAAGCGGATTTTAAAGATGTTGCCGAATTCTTAAAAGCGATTTACTCGACTTTATCTAACTATCGACAAATATGGCATCAAGACCCTGATGTATGGAAAAGAACCGTTAGAATTAATCTGACAAAAAAATATGGTACTGATTTCGGTTTTAAATAG
- the dcm gene encoding DNA (cytosine-5-)-methyltransferase, which translates to MIKFVDLFAGMGGTRLGLERSARNLNIDVKCVFTSEIKPYALKTYNRFFKENNGIVDIVNIDSKDIPDFDILLGGFPCQAFSDAGKRRGFEDTRGTLFFEIARILKDKKPKAFILENVEGLITHDKGKTLSVILSTLEQLKYNVSYKVLDSKYFSTAQSRKRIYIVGTINNKISLDFKKEKPIYFKDIQENNLPVINNDLTNKILKHYKPEELYGKALKDKRGGEKNIHSWDIALKGEVSIEQKILLDKMVTERRKKIWSEIIGIDWMDGMPLTAEQIATFYTHKNLTRELNDLCKKGYLKLEHPKKKEGLSRIPDISKPKGYNIVAGKLSYGFSMFLDPNNITPTLVATDLDKIGVVDNGGIRKLSLVEGLRLFGYPDNYPLQEVKEKEAYDLLGNTICVNIIKKIADNILPTI; encoded by the coding sequence ATGATAAAATTTGTAGACTTATTTGCTGGTATGGGTGGTACTAGGCTCGGGTTAGAACGTTCGGCTAGAAACTTAAATATTGATGTAAAATGCGTATTCACTTCAGAAATAAAACCTTATGCTCTTAAAACGTATAATAGATTTTTTAAGGAAAACAACGGTATCGTAGATATTGTCAATATCGATAGTAAAGATATACCCGACTTTGACATATTGCTAGGCGGTTTTCCCTGCCAAGCATTTTCCGACGCAGGCAAACGCAGAGGTTTTGAAGATACTAGAGGAACACTATTTTTTGAAATTGCTAGAATATTAAAGGACAAAAAACCCAAGGCTTTTATTTTAGAAAACGTAGAGGGGTTAATAACTCACGACAAAGGCAAAACCCTATCTGTTATTTTAAGCACGTTGGAACAATTAAAATACAACGTATCCTATAAAGTGCTTGATTCAAAATATTTTTCAACGGCGCAATCAAGAAAGAGAATTTATATCGTAGGAACAATCAATAATAAAATAAGCCTAGATTTTAAAAAAGAAAAGCCTATATATTTTAAAGATATACAAGAAAATAATTTACCCGTTATCAATAATGATTTAACAAATAAAATATTAAAACACTACAAACCTGAAGAACTTTACGGGAAAGCACTAAAAGATAAAAGAGGCGGGGAAAAAAATATCCACTCTTGGGATATAGCGCTGAAAGGAGAAGTTTCTATAGAACAAAAAATATTATTAGACAAAATGGTTACAGAAAGAAGGAAAAAAATATGGTCGGAAATTATAGGTATCGATTGGATGGATGGGATGCCCTTAACAGCCGAGCAAATAGCCACCTTTTATACACATAAAAATTTAACGCGCGAACTCAACGATTTATGCAAAAAAGGATATTTAAAATTAGAGCATCCCAAGAAAAAGGAGGGGCTTTCTAGGATACCGGATATTAGCAAACCCAAAGGGTATAATATCGTTGCCGGTAAATTATCGTACGGTTTTTCGATGTTTCTTGACCCTAATAATATAACCCCCACATTGGTAGCAACCGATTTAGATAAAATCGGGGTTGTCGACAATGGGGGTATAAGAAAACTAAGTTTAGTCGAGGGATTAAGATTATTTGGATACCCCGACAATTATCCATTGCAAGAAGTCAAAGAAAAAGAAGCCTATGATTTATTAGGAAACACTATTTGCGTAAACATTATAAAAAAGATAGCCGATAATATATTGCCGACTATTTAA
- a CDS encoding transcriptional regulator has protein sequence MELNDLINRIHKLIEAKEIKTISQAEMAKRIGVQHRTYVEYSRGKNQPLAMKALLNLLNELDDDEIIKVVRGWIK, from the coding sequence ATGGAACTAAACGATTTAATAAATAGAATTCATAAGCTCATTGAAGCAAAAGAGATAAAGACTATATCGCAAGCTGAAATGGCAAAGCGTATCGGCGTTCAGCATAGAACATACGTAGAGTATTCTCGGGGCAAAAATCAACCATTGGCGATGAAGGCTTTACTAAATTTACTTAATGAGTTGGATGATGACGAAATTATTAAGGTGGTGAGAGGCTGGATAAAATGA
- a CDS encoding IS1595 family transposase: protein MSQHFLLSSKARTISVRKIASMSENKCYEYFNSILWSSNKGNPVCPTCGSTSSHYFIESRLQYRCKDCFHTFSVTSGTIFHSHKLDFKVILLAIVIFSNTTKGISALQLSRDLDVQYKTAWVLSHKIRESLIEQKSDDKLSGVVEMDGVYVGNYIKPANNINDRIDRRKAFKPNRRVIISLRERNLLGSGASKTKTFVLKSENNVDINTIAKSHIAPNSEIHTDENSAYDDLLAHYDLKKVNHQIEYSGLNGENNKL from the coding sequence ATGTCTCAACACTTCCTTCTCTCGTCTAAAGCTAGAACAATCTCGGTTAGAAAGATAGCTTCGATGAGCGAGAATAAGTGTTACGAGTATTTTAATTCGATTCTTTGGAGTAGCAACAAGGGCAATCCCGTTTGTCCGACTTGCGGAAGCACTTCGTCTCATTATTTTATAGAAAGTAGACTACAATATCGCTGCAAGGATTGCTTTCATACTTTTAGCGTTACAAGCGGAACGATATTTCACTCTCATAAGTTAGACTTTAAAGTTATACTTCTTGCTATCGTTATATTTTCTAATACTACCAAAGGAATTTCAGCCTTACAGCTTAGTAGAGACCTAGACGTTCAATATAAAACGGCTTGGGTCTTGTCTCATAAAATCAGAGAAAGTCTTATAGAGCAAAAGTCTGATGATAAATTGAGCGGAGTAGTCGAAATGGACGGAGTATACGTCGGAAACTATATAAAACCCGCTAACAACATAAACGATAGGATAGATAGGCGTAAGGCTTTTAAGCCGAATAGGAGAGTTATTATATCGCTTCGAGAGAGAAATTTGCTTGGAAGCGGAGCTAGTAAAACTAAGACCTTTGTACTAAAAAGTGAAAATAACGTAGATATAAACACTATCGCTAAATCTCATATTGCGCCAAACAGCGAAATTCATACCGATGAAAACTCGGCTTACGACGATTTACTAGCTCATTACGACTTAAAAAAGGTAAATCACCAAATAGAGTATTCGGGACTAAATGGGGAGAATAATAAGCTTTAA